From Erwinia sp. HDF1-3R, one genomic window encodes:
- a CDS encoding acyl-homoserine-lactone synthase, which produces MLEFFDVSYDELKGVQSDELYRLRKKTFSDRLGWDVVCNRDMEFDEFDAPGTRYLLGLYEGQLICSVRFTPLDQPNMITHTFKACFEDVPLPPGERESSRFFVDKARARQLLGERYPISQMLFLAMINYARHYSYNGIYTIVSRAMLTILKRSGWQIKPLKEAWLSEKERIYLLFLPTDRESQAQMAAKINATIHASEPSLVNWPMSLTSTTASA; this is translated from the coding sequence ATGCTTGAATTTTTTGACGTCAGTTACGATGAACTTAAAGGCGTACAGTCGGATGAGCTTTACCGCCTGCGCAAGAAAACCTTTAGCGACCGGCTGGGCTGGGACGTGGTGTGCAACAGAGATATGGAATTCGATGAGTTTGATGCCCCGGGAACGCGCTATCTTCTGGGTTTGTATGAAGGCCAGCTGATCTGTAGCGTACGTTTTACCCCTCTCGACCAGCCTAATATGATAACCCATACCTTTAAGGCCTGTTTTGAAGATGTACCGCTGCCGCCGGGTGAAAGGGAGTCGAGCCGTTTCTTTGTTGATAAGGCGCGTGCGCGTCAGCTACTGGGCGAACGTTATCCCATTAGCCAGATGCTGTTCCTGGCGATGATCAACTATGCCCGCCACTATAGCTACAATGGAATTTACACGATTGTCAGCCGGGCGATGCTGACCATCCTGAAGCGTTCCGGCTGGCAGATAAAGCCGTTAAAAGAGGCCTGGCTCAGTGAGAAAGAGCGTATTTATCTGCTCTTTTTGCCGACAGACAGGGAGAGCCAGGCGCAGATGGCCGCGAAAATTAATGCCACGATCCACGCTTCTGAGCCGTCACTTGTCAACTGGCCGATGTCACTCACGTCTACGACTGCGTCGGCGTAA
- a CDS encoding transporter substrate-binding domain-containing protein produces the protein MQKLHFFLITLFFLMCSSFAAESPCNVEIKGHYITPVKEIRLNRDQARWLEKKDRLLIGIAMPDVLPLLFHYPDDDYQGVLADYLFLLRSSLRINVVIKKYGSQALASAALQNNEVDALLILPDSNVTPGKQFQRTHALMTFHPTLVAAQNRALPLPLSQGRERVTVAVHRSYPAARAVAQNFPKAILRFYDNEHQALLSVATGESDYFLGYNVTASYNIEKYFPQSLTIVRYLNRQQRGVVFLTRTNQPQLHEVLNRFISAISNEQHDQLAQYWLERGNLSFLNNPLSLTAREKSWIKAHPRLRVLINRYYPPLSMVDQNNTLRGVSADLLNIISLQTGLQFEPVAVNSNEEMRQKMLNHEGDLIAAATLSEARQTQINFSLPWIRQHYVVVSPLSVSPGARLEQLERIAIPLHFAISEQLKARYPHAKWILADNSSMALSMVVEGSADAAVTTEITANYLVSRYYPQNLHYAPLSDIPSALVGIATSRQEPELQSILNKALQVIPPREILQMVGKWSKMPNVEIETWNLYSKPFYLMLTVAAFIFLLIVFWGYFLLHKFHKRGQSERELQQRLANREAFSQCLEAEKNRAIHATQAKSQFLASMSHEIRTPVSSIVGFLELLSRQHLTPQQSQEAIELATATAQSLLGLIGNILDVDKIETGNYQCEEQWTDVAALIGEICRTFDIKAADKDIALTCSMQLPPGIQLLLDPHALRRIVTNLVCNALKFTAQGCVAVSAKLISAKGTSGRLALVIRDTGCGIDEEEQKRLFHRYVQGEEGRQQIGSGLGLVICRELVSLMAGTLEMESTPGQGTTLTIILPVEIAEAAPVSARCDRPMMAPLPALSILIADDNPVNRLLLKRQLNALGYEVDEARDGEEAEQLCLKKRYHLLITDLNMPKRDGLMLTQALRGQQADLVIWGLTASALPQVREACLQSGMNECLFKPLSLENLAQALCKLPSEQPLVPDTQHVKISLLNANTQGNRALTDEILTTFRREAAKDLAAAKRAAEQDDRAGFKRAIHRLHGSAQILEIDALQRCCRDVEEKSPSQLTRPVRNAIIAEVSRIVQELEAELARRFKIA, from the coding sequence ATGCAGAAGCTCCATTTTTTCCTGATAACATTATTCTTTTTGATGTGTTCGTCGTTTGCGGCAGAATCACCCTGTAACGTTGAAATAAAAGGGCACTACATCACCCCGGTGAAAGAAATCCGCTTAAACCGGGATCAGGCTCGCTGGCTGGAAAAAAAGGATCGTCTGCTTATTGGCATCGCGATGCCCGATGTCTTGCCGCTTCTCTTTCATTATCCCGACGACGATTATCAGGGCGTGCTGGCCGATTATCTGTTTCTGCTGCGCTCCAGCCTGCGCATAAACGTGGTGATTAAAAAATATGGCTCACAGGCCCTGGCCTCCGCTGCATTGCAGAATAACGAGGTGGATGCGCTGCTTATTCTTCCCGACAGCAACGTTACGCCAGGGAAGCAGTTTCAACGCACCCATGCGCTGATGACTTTTCATCCTACGTTAGTCGCCGCGCAAAATCGTGCACTTCCGCTACCGCTTTCGCAGGGCCGGGAGCGGGTCACCGTCGCCGTTCACCGTAGCTATCCCGCCGCCCGGGCGGTTGCGCAAAACTTTCCAAAGGCCATACTCCGATTTTACGACAATGAACATCAGGCGCTACTCTCCGTCGCTACCGGTGAGAGCGACTATTTTCTCGGCTATAACGTCACCGCGAGCTATAACATCGAGAAGTATTTCCCGCAGTCCCTGACGATTGTTCGCTATCTTAACAGGCAGCAACGGGGAGTCGTTTTTCTTACCCGGACTAATCAGCCGCAACTGCACGAGGTACTTAACCGGTTTATTTCCGCTATTTCAAATGAACAGCACGATCAGCTGGCGCAGTACTGGCTGGAACGGGGCAACCTCTCATTTCTGAATAATCCCTTATCCTTAACGGCGAGGGAAAAGAGCTGGATCAAAGCCCATCCCAGGCTTCGCGTCCTGATTAACCGCTATTACCCGCCGCTCTCCATGGTGGATCAAAACAACACGCTGCGTGGGGTAAGTGCCGATTTACTGAATATCATTTCTCTGCAAACAGGCCTGCAATTTGAACCCGTCGCCGTCAATTCTAACGAGGAGATGCGGCAGAAAATGCTTAATCATGAAGGGGATTTAATCGCGGCCGCGACCCTGAGTGAGGCGAGACAGACGCAAATAAACTTTAGCCTCCCCTGGATCCGCCAGCATTATGTGGTCGTCTCCCCGCTCAGTGTCAGCCCGGGGGCCCGGCTGGAACAGCTTGAGCGGATTGCGATACCCCTCCACTTCGCCATCAGCGAGCAGCTTAAGGCGCGCTATCCGCACGCAAAATGGATCCTGGCCGATAACTCTTCCATGGCGCTGTCGATGGTGGTGGAGGGGAGCGCGGATGCCGCAGTGACCACGGAAATTACCGCTAACTATCTGGTGTCGCGATATTATCCCCAGAACCTGCACTATGCCCCTCTTTCCGATATTCCCTCTGCGCTGGTGGGGATCGCCACCTCCCGCCAGGAGCCGGAACTGCAATCGATCCTTAATAAGGCGCTACAGGTCATCCCCCCGCGTGAAATACTGCAAATGGTGGGGAAATGGTCAAAGATGCCCAATGTCGAAATTGAGACATGGAATTTATACAGTAAGCCCTTTTATCTGATGCTGACGGTGGCCGCCTTTATTTTTCTGCTGATTGTGTTTTGGGGCTACTTTCTGCTGCACAAATTTCACAAGCGCGGGCAAAGTGAACGGGAGTTACAGCAGCGGCTGGCAAACCGGGAAGCCTTTTCGCAGTGTCTGGAAGCCGAGAAAAACAGAGCAATACACGCCACCCAGGCCAAAAGCCAGTTTCTGGCCAGTATGAGCCACGAAATACGCACCCCGGTCAGCTCGATTGTCGGCTTTCTGGAGCTGCTTTCCCGACAGCACCTGACGCCGCAGCAGAGTCAGGAGGCTATTGAGCTGGCCACCGCTACCGCGCAGTCTCTGCTTGGGCTGATTGGCAACATCCTTGACGTTGATAAAATTGAGACCGGAAATTATCAGTGCGAGGAGCAGTGGACGGATGTGGCGGCGCTGATCGGTGAGATTTGTCGTACGTTTGATATTAAAGCTGCCGACAAAGATATTGCCCTGACGTGCAGCATGCAGCTGCCGCCGGGCATTCAGCTGCTTCTCGATCCTCATGCTCTGCGGAGAATAGTCACCAATCTGGTGTGCAACGCCCTGAAATTTACCGCTCAGGGCTGCGTAGCGGTGTCGGCAAAACTTATTTCGGCTAAGGGGACCTCGGGACGCCTGGCGCTGGTTATCCGTGATACTGGCTGTGGGATCGATGAGGAGGAGCAGAAACGCCTCTTCCACCGCTACGTTCAGGGTGAAGAGGGACGGCAGCAGATCGGTTCGGGTTTGGGTCTGGTTATTTGTCGGGAATTAGTCAGCCTGATGGCGGGTACGCTGGAGATGGAGAGTACGCCCGGTCAGGGAACGACCTTGACGATAATTCTGCCCGTTGAGATCGCCGAGGCGGCGCCCGTGAGTGCCCGCTGTGACCGCCCGATGATGGCGCCGCTGCCGGCCCTGTCGATTTTGATCGCGGATGATAATCCGGTGAACCGCCTGCTGCTCAAAAGGCAGCTGAACGCGCTCGGCTATGAGGTTGATGAAGCGCGGGACGGCGAGGAGGCGGAGCAGCTGTGTCTTAAAAAGCGTTATCACCTGCTTATCACCGACCTTAATATGCCGAAGCGAGATGGTCTCATGCTGACCCAGGCGCTGCGCGGTCAGCAGGCCGATCTGGTCATCTGGGGGTTAACGGCCAGCGCCCTGCCGCAGGTACGGGAAGCCTGTTTACAGAGCGGTATGAATGAGTGCCTGTTTAAACCGCTCTCACTGGAAAACCTCGCGCAGGCGCTGTGTAAGCTGCCCTCTGAGCAGCCTCTGGTGCCCGACACTCAACATGTAAAGATCTCACTGCTGAATGCGAATACGCAGGGCAACCGCGCCCTGACGGACGAGATCCTGACCACCTTTCGCAGGGAGGCGGCGAAGGACCTGGCGGCGGCAAAACGTGCGGCTGAGCAGGACGATCGGGCTGGCTTTAAGCGGGCGATTCATCGCCTGCACGGCTCGGCTCAGATCCTGGAAATTGACGCGCTGCAACGCTGCTGTCGCGATGTGGAGGAGAAATCTCCTTCCCAGCTTACCCGCCCTGTTCGCAACGCGATAATTGCAGAGGTCTCACGTATTGTGCAGGAGCTGGAGGCCGAGCTGGCGAGGCGATTCAAAATTGCGTAA
- a CDS encoding HdeA/HdeB family chaperone, whose translation MNVKTTLSAFILCAAISAPFCSAWAESSAPTEMSCKEFINLNPKAMSPVAFWALNKDIDFKGGDFVDMNQVNTLYIPKLTRQCKTNPNMKVVDAVKNAD comes from the coding sequence ATGAACGTAAAAACCACCCTTTCTGCTTTCATCCTCTGCGCAGCAATTTCAGCCCCATTTTGCAGCGCCTGGGCTGAGTCATCTGCGCCAACGGAGATGAGCTGTAAAGAATTTATTAACCTCAACCCGAAAGCGATGTCGCCCGTCGCCTTCTGGGCGCTGAATAAGGATATTGATTTCAAGGGCGGAGATTTTGTCGATATGAATCAGGTCAATACCCTTTATATTCCCAAATTAACCCGGCAGTGTAAAACGAATCCGAATATGAAAGTCGTCGATGCGGTGAAAAACGCCGATTAG
- the evgA gene encoding acid-sensing system DNA-binding response regulator EvgA yields the protein MKAIVVDDHPLARIAIRNLLDTQGINVISELDDGAKVVKTVEITQPDLVIIDVDLPSLSGIEVLEQLRKRRYAGAIIVISAKNELFYGKRSAALGANGFISKKEGMNSIIAAVEAASNGYSYFPFSLDHFSGEATSEQKKLDSLSTQEINVLRYILNGTSYADIASKMFISNKTVSSYKIRLMEKLDCSSLIELYDFAQRNKIW from the coding sequence TTGAAAGCCATCGTTGTTGACGATCATCCTCTTGCCCGGATTGCTATTCGCAATCTGCTTGATACCCAGGGTATCAACGTAATTTCTGAACTGGATGATGGTGCGAAGGTCGTGAAGACCGTGGAGATAACCCAGCCCGATTTGGTTATTATTGATGTGGACTTACCTTCGCTCAGTGGAATAGAAGTGCTTGAGCAGCTGCGGAAAAGACGCTATGCCGGGGCTATTATCGTTATTTCCGCCAAGAATGAACTCTTCTACGGCAAGCGCAGCGCGGCACTGGGCGCGAATGGCTTTATCAGCAAAAAAGAGGGGATGAACAGTATCATTGCCGCCGTCGAAGCGGCCAGTAATGGGTATAGCTACTTCCCCTTTTCTCTCGATCACTTTTCAGGTGAGGCCACGTCAGAGCAGAAAAAACTGGACTCCCTCTCCACTCAGGAAATTAATGTACTGCGCTATATTCTGAACGGTACCAGCTACGCCGACATCGCCAGTAAAATGTTTATCAGTAATAAAACCGTCAGCAGCTATAAAATACGATTAATGGAAAAACTGGATTGTTCATCTCTGATCGAACTGTATGACTTCGCGCAGCGGAATAAAATTTGGTGA
- a CDS encoding YfdX family protein, producing the protein MKKIIIAGVLTSMLAASPVWAASTETASSSAAASASLQKEVTDAQNIATQGMIAMRDIRLARVAIFQGQPDMAKKLTADAQKMLADDSIDWTRFEKTDHKARMIDDKYVIINAAIAVSENYIATPEKEAAIKKANAKLAKGDKKGAVETLRETGIGIMENQELMPLNHTRHDVTEAQRMLNDGKYYEANLMLKNAEDAIVVESDVVVDR; encoded by the coding sequence ATGAAAAAAATCATTATTGCTGGCGTACTGACCTCCATGCTGGCCGCCTCTCCGGTATGGGCTGCATCCACCGAAACGGCCTCATCCAGCGCCGCCGCTTCAGCGTCACTGCAGAAAGAAGTCACCGATGCACAGAATATCGCCACCCAGGGTATGATCGCCATGCGTGATATCCGCCTGGCGCGGGTCGCTATCTTTCAGGGACAGCCTGATATGGCCAAAAAGCTGACCGCTGACGCGCAAAAAATGCTGGCCGATGACAGCATCGACTGGACCCGATTTGAGAAGACCGACCATAAAGCCAGAATGATCGATGATAAGTATGTGATCATTAATGCCGCCATCGCCGTGTCAGAAAACTATATTGCAACGCCAGAGAAAGAAGCAGCCATTAAAAAGGCCAATGCTAAGCTGGCAAAAGGTGACAAGAAAGGTGCAGTGGAGACGCTGCGTGAGACCGGTATCGGTATTATGGAAAATCAGGAGCTGATGCCGCTGAATCATACGCGTCATGATGTGACTGAGGCCCAGCGCATGCTGAATGATGGTAAATATTACGAAGCCAATCTGATGCTCAAAAACGCGGAAGATGCCATCGTGGTGGAAAGCGATGTGGTTGTTGACCGCTAA
- a CDS encoding EmrA/EmrK family multidrug efflux transporter periplasmic adaptor subunit, with translation MKDSGIEKVLSKDKKGVIALLLVVLLLGVAAAVYWLFIIKDRQSTDDANVAGNINPVSSQVAGNVVTINYADTQRVMKGDVLVVLDDTDAKIAFRKAQSALAWTVRQIHQLALQDGQYSADADRAAIALNQTQTDFRRQQQLYQKGLIARETLEHAGDAVASDKASLAAAVQLYQANKALLLNTTLRHNPQVLQAADTLREAWLALQRTKIRSPVTGYIAGRSVQVGQTVTAGQTLLSVVPQDQMWINANFKETQLNTVKIGQKVNVVIDLYGSSLVFDGAVEGVGMGTGSAFSLLPAQNASGNWIKVIQRVPVRVALDPRQIQQYPLRIGLSATATIFTAGGISTADQALAQKVSPIPAWRSMALVLDTADIDRQIEQIIAQNGGL, from the coding sequence GTGAAAGATTCTGGCATTGAAAAAGTTCTGTCGAAGGATAAAAAGGGCGTTATTGCCCTGCTGCTCGTTGTGCTGCTCTTAGGCGTTGCCGCCGCGGTCTATTGGCTGTTTATCATCAAAGATCGGCAAAGTACCGATGATGCCAATGTCGCGGGCAATATTAATCCCGTTTCCTCCCAGGTGGCGGGCAATGTGGTGACCATCAATTATGCTGACACCCAGAGGGTGATGAAAGGCGATGTGCTGGTAGTACTGGATGACACGGATGCGAAGATAGCCTTCAGAAAAGCACAAAGCGCGCTTGCCTGGACGGTACGCCAGATTCATCAGCTGGCCCTGCAGGATGGGCAGTATTCTGCTGATGCCGACCGGGCCGCCATCGCGCTGAATCAGACGCAAACCGATTTCAGACGCCAGCAGCAGCTCTACCAGAAAGGCCTGATCGCCCGTGAAACCCTGGAACATGCAGGCGATGCCGTGGCCAGCGATAAAGCGTCGCTGGCGGCAGCGGTACAGCTTTACCAGGCGAACAAGGCGCTTCTGCTCAACACCACGCTGCGACACAATCCGCAGGTTCTCCAGGCGGCGGATACCCTGCGTGAAGCCTGGCTTGCCCTACAGCGAACCAAAATCCGTAGTCCGGTTACCGGTTATATCGCCGGGCGCAGCGTACAGGTCGGACAAACGGTGACCGCCGGACAAACGCTGCTTTCGGTCGTTCCGCAGGATCAGATGTGGATCAATGCCAACTTCAAAGAGACGCAGCTGAATACGGTAAAAATCGGTCAGAAGGTCAATGTGGTTATTGATCTCTATGGCAGCAGCCTGGTATTTGATGGGGCAGTGGAGGGGGTCGGCATGGGGACCGGCAGCGCATTTTCACTGCTGCCGGCACAAAATGCGTCAGGGAACTGGATCAAAGTGATCCAGCGCGTGCCGGTTCGTGTGGCGCTCGATCCCCGGCAAATTCAACAATACCCGTTACGCATTGGACTTTCAGCGACGGCGACCATTTTCACCGCGGGCGGTATCTCAACGGCGGACCAGGCGCTGGCGCAGAAGGTATCGCCGATTCCGGCGTGGCGCAGTATGGCTCTGGTGCTGGATACCGCCGACATCGACCGTCAGATTGAGCAGATCATTGCTCAGAATGGAGGGCTGTAA
- a CDS encoding phosphatidylserine decarboxylase family protein encodes MKTDIKPCNKTYTVGKWMPADRQTLHDWMLKIMRKADESSEPLLPVVDAFKTFIETDPRAWMLFTQMFDEVSEDEAHRLSPAGLPQVRDYQHMLALINVIMTHAPEFDETGLVGFPFNAILNWSMATQGGWSGFLDERINQHIKAILNEWAVFLRSKESAAVLSEDPRSGWFGEDARRAMPTFVDDFICDPSLPHHGFTSWDDFFTRRFRKGVRPIAAPENDDVVVNACESAPYRLAKEVQLKDKFWIKSQPYALQFMMNNDPLASHFVGGTIYQAFLSALSYHRWHAPVSGRVVKTRIIDGTYYSETLSEGEDTAGPNASQGYITELASRALIFIEADHPDIGLMCFMAVGMAEVSTCEVTVYEGQTVRKGDQLGMFHFGGSTHCLFFGPKVNIEFDLRGQTPGLDSSNIPVNSVLARIISR; translated from the coding sequence ATGAAAACTGACATAAAGCCCTGTAATAAAACCTATACCGTGGGGAAATGGATGCCCGCGGATCGGCAGACCCTGCATGACTGGATGCTGAAAATCATGCGTAAAGCGGATGAAAGCAGCGAGCCGCTGCTGCCGGTGGTCGATGCGTTCAAAACCTTTATCGAGACCGATCCCAGGGCCTGGATGCTGTTTACGCAAATGTTTGATGAAGTGAGCGAGGATGAAGCCCACCGGCTTTCGCCAGCCGGGCTGCCGCAGGTGCGCGATTATCAGCATATGCTCGCACTGATTAACGTCATCATGACGCATGCCCCGGAGTTCGATGAAACGGGCCTGGTCGGTTTCCCTTTCAATGCCATCCTCAACTGGTCAATGGCGACGCAGGGCGGCTGGAGTGGCTTCCTCGACGAGCGCATTAATCAGCATATCAAAGCGATACTCAATGAGTGGGCGGTCTTTCTGCGCTCGAAAGAGAGCGCCGCCGTACTCAGTGAAGACCCGCGCTCGGGCTGGTTTGGCGAAGATGCGCGCCGGGCGATGCCGACGTTTGTGGATGACTTTATCTGCGATCCTTCGCTTCCCCATCACGGTTTTACCTCCTGGGACGACTTCTTTACCCGCCGTTTTCGTAAGGGGGTCAGGCCGATAGCCGCGCCGGAAAATGATGATGTGGTGGTTAACGCCTGTGAATCTGCCCCCTATCGGCTGGCGAAGGAGGTTCAGCTGAAGGATAAATTCTGGATTAAATCACAGCCTTACGCGCTGCAATTTATGATGAACAACGATCCGCTGGCATCACATTTTGTGGGTGGGACAATTTATCAGGCGTTTTTAAGCGCCCTGAGCTATCACCGCTGGCATGCGCCCGTCTCGGGCCGTGTCGTTAAAACCCGCATCATCGACGGCACCTACTACTCCGAAACGCTGAGCGAAGGGGAAGATACGGCCGGGCCGAATGCTTCCCAGGGCTACATCACCGAACTGGCGAGTCGGGCGCTGATCTTCATCGAAGCGGATCATCCTGACATTGGGCTGATGTGCTTTATGGCGGTGGGCATGGCCGAAGTGTCGACCTGTGAAGTGACCGTCTATGAAGGCCAGACCGTCCGTAAGGGCGATCAGCTCGGCATGTTTCACTTTGGCGGCTCCACGCACTGCCTGTTTTTCGGACCTAAGGTGAACATTGAGTTTGACCTCAGGGGGCAGACCCCGGGCCTGGATAGCAGCAATATCCCCGTCAACAGCGTTCTGGCTCGCATTATCAGCCGCTAA
- a CDS encoding DHA2 family efflux MFS transporter permease subunit — protein MAAAAEAPAPLKGGMLIMVTVGLALATFMQMLDSTISNVAIPTISGFLGASTDEGTWVITSFGVANAISLPVTARLAQRLGEVRLFTLSVALFAIASLCCGLANSLDLLIAFRVIQGLVAGPLIPLSQSLLLRNYPPEKRTLALATWSMTVIIAPILGPIFGGYICENYHWGWIFFINVPMGILVVGMSVFLLKGRETVTHPVKLNFTGLSLLVLGVGSLQIMLSKGKDLDWFSSPAIVVLAAVSVITLTSLIIHETRSANPIVDFTLFRSRNFSIGVLCIVCAYLIYSGAIVLMPQLLQEAMGYTSLWAGLAYAPIGFIPLILAPLIGRYGNRVDMRLLVTFSFIVYSICYYWRAIIFSPDITFSAIVLPQFIQGFAIACFFLPLTTISLAGLPSDRFASATSMSNFLRTLSGSIGTSLTITLWSRRETLHHSELSEFVRPGNPAWQQTEQVLHGMGLSPAQTLAWVDQQITQQALILSANEIFALSAAVFLFLTLLVWFAKPTLERERH, from the coding sequence ATGGCCGCCGCTGCTGAGGCTCCGGCCCCCCTGAAGGGGGGAATGCTAATCATGGTCACCGTCGGATTAGCGCTGGCAACCTTTATGCAGATGCTTGACTCGACGATCTCCAACGTGGCCATCCCGACCATTTCCGGCTTCCTTGGCGCGTCAACGGATGAAGGAACCTGGGTGATCACCTCCTTTGGCGTGGCGAACGCCATTTCGCTGCCGGTAACCGCGCGGCTCGCGCAGCGGCTCGGGGAAGTCCGGCTTTTTACACTTTCGGTGGCGCTGTTTGCGATCGCTTCACTCTGCTGTGGTCTGGCAAACAGCCTCGATCTGCTGATCGCTTTTCGCGTGATACAGGGACTGGTGGCCGGACCGTTAATCCCGCTCTCGCAAAGCCTGCTCTTGCGAAACTACCCCCCTGAAAAGCGCACGCTGGCGCTGGCGACCTGGTCGATGACGGTGATTATCGCGCCGATCTTAGGTCCGATATTTGGCGGTTACATCTGTGAGAATTATCACTGGGGATGGATTTTCTTCATCAACGTACCGATGGGTATCCTTGTCGTGGGAATGAGCGTGTTTCTGCTTAAGGGACGCGAGACGGTCACTCACCCGGTTAAGCTGAATTTTACCGGGTTAAGCCTGCTGGTGCTGGGGGTCGGAAGCCTGCAAATTATGCTCAGTAAGGGCAAAGATCTGGACTGGTTTAGCTCACCGGCGATTGTTGTTCTGGCTGCCGTTTCGGTCATTACCCTGACCTCACTGATTATTCACGAAACGCGCAGCGCAAATCCGATAGTGGATTTTACCCTGTTCAGGTCGCGCAATTTTTCGATTGGCGTACTTTGCATCGTCTGCGCCTATCTCATTTACTCCGGTGCGATCGTTCTTATGCCGCAGCTGCTCCAGGAGGCCATGGGTTACACCTCCTTATGGGCCGGACTCGCCTATGCGCCAATTGGTTTTATCCCGCTGATTCTGGCGCCGCTAATCGGCCGCTACGGTAACAGGGTGGATATGCGCCTGCTGGTCACCTTCAGCTTCATCGTCTACAGCATATGTTACTACTGGCGGGCGATCATCTTTTCCCCTGACATCACCTTTTCCGCCATTGTGTTACCGCAGTTTATCCAGGGATTCGCCATCGCCTGCTTCTTTCTGCCGCTGACCACCATTTCGCTTGCCGGACTCCCGTCAGACAGGTTTGCCAGCGCGACCAGCATGAGTAATTTTTTGCGTACGCTCTCCGGATCCATCGGCACCTCGTTAACCATTACGCTCTGGAGCCGGCGTGAAACGCTGCATCACAGCGAACTGAGCGAGTTTGTCCGGCCGGGTAATCCTGCCTGGCAGCAGACAGAGCAGGTTTTACACGGTATGGGGCTTAGCCCGGCGCAGACGCTGGCCTGGGTAGACCAGCAGATCACCCAGCAGGCGCTTATCCTCTCTGCCAATGAGATTTTTGCCCTCTCCGCCGCGGTATTTTTATTTCTTACCCTGCTGGTGTGGTTCGCAAAACCCACCCTGGAGAGGGAAAGACATTAA
- a CDS encoding DUF308 domain-containing protein has product MIIISNEKLNQLSTKAFEHYRRSATVMAVLLLICGMCCLVYPFIMGVYISYLVGFLFALCGLYALGSCFIFRHRGKKALLLTVIFGLVWLIMGYSLLINPVYGMISLTTLICFLFIFGGISRIAAGISMRKSSGAGWQILIGLLDLIIAVLWLSSSETQTFIITTLFIGLEMLFTAWGILMMRQALPARI; this is encoded by the coding sequence ATGATAATTATCAGTAATGAGAAACTGAATCAGCTAAGCACGAAAGCATTCGAGCACTATCGACGTTCAGCAACCGTCATGGCTGTTCTGCTGCTTATTTGTGGCATGTGCTGCCTGGTTTATCCCTTTATTATGGGGGTATATATCAGCTATCTGGTCGGCTTTTTATTCGCCCTGTGCGGCCTTTATGCCCTTGGAAGCTGCTTTATCTTTCGCCACCGGGGAAAGAAAGCGCTTCTGCTGACGGTTATATTTGGTCTGGTATGGCTGATTATGGGTTATTCACTGCTGATCAATCCCGTCTACGGTATGATTTCGCTGACTACCCTAATCTGCTTTCTGTTTATTTTCGGAGGCATTTCGCGTATCGCCGCCGGGATCAGCATGCGTAAAAGCAGCGGTGCGGGCTGGCAAATTTTGATTGGTCTTCTGGATCTCATCATCGCCGTCCTCTGGCTTTCCAGCAGTGAAACCCAGACCTTCATTATCACCACCCTCTTTATTGGTCTTGAGATGCTCTTTACCGCCTGGGGCATTCTGATGATGCGTCAGGCGCTGCCTGCAAGAATTTAA
- a CDS encoding Slp family lipoprotein produces the protein MKKSHFAARHTFKGVVLSSVILFLSGCASVPQSIRGEPGAISPASFEKISQAPSLYQGREVRLGGKVINVINLPEKTIMEIAILPLNRSAKPVLGDSYQGRILAYSKNFIDPVNVLHRYITVLGQIEGTEPLKIGQTPYRFLRLNVAGYQVWQQEENFIPFDGMSYAWSPEWGYPLPGDGLNGVYPVADGSYLVR, from the coding sequence ATGAAAAAATCTCATTTCGCTGCCAGGCATACCTTCAAGGGCGTTGTGCTGTCGTCCGTTATTCTTTTTCTGAGCGGCTGTGCCTCCGTGCCGCAGAGCATACGCGGCGAGCCGGGGGCGATCAGTCCGGCATCATTCGAGAAAATTTCGCAGGCGCCTTCGTTATATCAGGGCCGTGAGGTGCGGCTGGGCGGTAAGGTAATAAACGTCATTAATCTGCCTGAAAAGACCATTATGGAAATTGCCATCCTGCCGCTCAATCGTTCGGCGAAACCTGTCCTGGGAGATAGCTATCAGGGGCGTATTCTGGCGTACAGTAAAAACTTTATCGATCCGGTGAATGTGCTCCATCGTTATATTACGGTCCTCGGTCAGATTGAGGGTACGGAGCCGCTAAAAATCGGGCAGACGCCTTACCGATTCCTCAGGCTAAATGTCGCCGGTTATCAGGTATGGCAGCAGGAGGAGAACTTTATCCCCTTTGACGGTATGAGCTATGCCTGGTCGCCCGAGTGGGGCTATCCACTGCCGGGCGACGGCCTTAACGGCGTCTATCCGGTTGCCGATGGGTCGTATCTGGTCAGGTAA